The genomic interval GCTAACTGCTACCCTCTCTTGTTCTAGTAACACCTGTGGCTAAGCTTCTCACTCTCAGAACGAAACGAGATGGCTAGTTGTCATTCTTACGGCTTCAGCATGACTGCGAGCTCACCTTCCCGTAGCCGGTCATCTGAGACTTATTTCCCAGCGgctccttcctcttcatcttcttgctCACCAAGAGTTCTGACACCTCCCTCTCCAACTCTGCAGCAACACAACACGCTACCCTCTCCCATCCAACCACAACTACGCATCCTTGTCACTATGGGCCCTTGTACGTGGAGAGATGGTTATCTTAGGTGCTCATGCGAATCAGGATCGAGCCTCACGTCTGATCTGAATGTGAATAACGCAGTGTGCCGTTGCAGGCATTCAATGCTTCTGCACCAGAGCGCTTGTTAGTCCTTTACGCCTTTCATGAATTGATGACAGGCagctaatctatattatcaAACCAGCACCCTCGCAGAACATCACTGTGCCAACTGTCCCTGAATCTAGAGTTGTCTGTCCTCTTGGTAAACAGTTCACTCTGAAACAAATATGTGACAGCATTCTAAGTGTTGACTCGTACAGAACTACAACCTTTTGCGATCGCACGAGAAACACTGGTGGATGAAGTGATCGCTCGAGTTAACCATTACCATATAATTCGGGTGAACGGCACCCCAGCCTCAGGAAAGACTACTTTGATGACTCTTGTAGCCAATGAGCTACTCATAAGGtatgggaagaagaagcctatTTACTCACTTCCAGGATGGGGGACGAGCGATACTAGGATAGGCTGGGCCACGTATTTGGAGCAGGAGACCGGCGTACACGGCCGCAAGTGGCTCACCTACCCGGCTTATCTGCTTCTAGATGAAGCACAGCAATCATTGTGGGATGAAAATCTTTGGACAGACCTCTTCAAACGTCTCGAGCCTGTTACTGGCCCATTCATAATTCTATTTATGTCGTATGGCTCTCCGCACAGGGGCTTTGTGGGATTTGGCGGGGAAGAGCATGCGCGAACTCCGATCAACTTTGCCCCAGAGCAGCAGATTTCCTTAcaaccagaagaaagcatTGGACCTCAGACTCTGGCCCCACCACGTTGGAGGCCTGTTGGTCTACTGCTTAACGAGGATGAGGCAGAAGACGTGGTAGAGCGTTACGCATCAGCCGCCCTAAGCTCAAATATGGCTGTGATTCTGACACGCGAACTGAAACAAGGCCTCTTTGCGTGCAGTAATGGACATGTAGGGTTGCTAACGAGCCTCACGCGTATGCTACAGGACACACCGGTGAGCCTTACCCTGGAGTTAATAGTCGAGGCATACCACTGACCTATCTACTAACATTCATGTTTCCATAATAGGAATTTTATGAGCACGTACGGACTGGCTCCACTGTTGATTGGACAACAGCAAGGAGAATACTTTTCCGTAAACCCCTGGTTTTTTTCAATTCGCTGAAAGTTTCTCCGTTTGGTCGCGGCTTACCTCCAGAGGAGATATTGCAACATCCTAGTGCGGCTGCGGTCTTTAAGGTAGCTATCACCTGTGACGGGTTGTACAAATCTCAGTTCAGAACCGAGAACGAAGAACTGAAACAAGCTCTCAAATGGATCTGGCAAAATGGGTGGCTGCATGCCGAGAAGTCATATAATGATATCCGTTATGTTTTTGCAAGTCAGATCCACAGGTGGTAAGCGCGTGTTCTATATAATGTTGTGCATCACTAAATAACAGAATATTTAGGTTCTGCCATACCCTTTTCACCATGCGTGTCCCcgacaacaacatcatctaTACTACACCTCTCCAACTAGCGATTCATGCTATCACTAAGTTCCAACCAAGTCAGCTGGCCATGCCCCCACGTTCCAGGGCAGTCGAAGGCAATGTATTGCCTCTTGAGGACCAATACCAGAAGGAATTTTACCGTTGCCTTTTCCCTATATTGGACGGCCACTTTGTCCTTTCACCCGAGTTTGTAGTCAAAGCAGGGCCAAAAGGTGGCACCATTGACTTCCTTATTGCTGAGAAGAAATGGGGCTTAGAGCTACTCCGAGAACGTGATCGGCTCGTGGAACATATGAGAAGGTTTGAACAACATGGCCAATACTACAGCATGCTGAAATCCGGGGAAATGGAGCAATACATTGTTCTAGACTTTACAAATACGGCACCAAAGAAGTCTCGTCCAGGTAATACCTGCCTTGCATATATTTTGCTTAACTGACATCTTCtctagaatataaaaagaaactTTACCATGTCGTATTCACCGACAACTACCGACATGTTGATGTCATTGATGGCTCAGATCTAAGCGTCGTCCAGTCTTTCGTGTTGCTGGAGCAGTCAAGCTCAAATGTTTAGAATAGGCTGACCACCTATTGACTCATCCTGTGATTGCGTCTAGGTAGTTTCTAGTATATCGGTACACCCGGTTTGCACTGCCTCTGGGCAAAGTTTCCTTCACTCATTGACTTTAGATAGACAGAATAATATCATCACATCTGtcatcttcgccttcttACAACTCACCAGTTAGAACTTGCTCTGAAGGTGGCCAGGCTTATGTATGACTACAGCCGTACGGTGAAAGGAAAGCTGGGAGGGGACCTCTGGACTTTGCCACCGTTCCAGGACGGCACAACACTAAAGCGATCTGATACCACTGTACTTCCGAGCGCAAACATCCACGCATCAGCCCGCATCAATCCAGTAGTGTATGCAAAACGGATTGCCTTAAGGTATATTGAGATTCTAGAGGGGTTAGGGGACGCCAAAGTACTCTTGAAAGCAGTCCCCTGGCCTTGGAGATGTAGATCGAAGCATCGGAAGCGTTCTGCACATTTTCAACCTCAATCGAAGACAGTGAGCCTTCGGAAACAAATGACACTGAGGGTGGACAGGCATATACTGGGatcgaagaaaaaagaataggtCAGTGTCGCTAGAAAGTTTGGGGTTCTAGAAGACCAAAGATACCTTACGCGATTCACTGCAGACTCTTGTATAGAATCGGCTGCCCAAAATCAGGAATTGGCTTGACATTAACGGTCAGAGGCAATGGTTTCCCACTTTTGCTCCACCTATGGACCCTGAAGCCTTGGCTCAGGCCAAGGTAGCGCCCGGCGGAATTGCCGGCTTGCTATCAGGCCTCGAGAGCCCGATGCCAAACTATAGATTTGATTATCTGATCCGTCATGCCTTTGAGCTTGTGAGCGAGCTCCGAAGTCTTGAACAGCGATTTCTTACtatcaaagagaaaaaagacgCTGAAGGGCTGACATTACTCGGCTCACGCCATCAGAGCACCGTCCTGGCACTGATCAAAAAGGTCAAGGAGCACGAAAAACAGGAGGCACTCAAAGCCATTGATGTCATTAGCGCAGCGCGCATACTGCAGGAAAAGGCGATGGAATATTATCTCCAACTCACTGCCGATAAAGATAAAACTCAAATCCCTACTATTGGCGAATCATGGAAGGGCGTGCCACAAGAGATTCACACTATAAAAGGGGATATCCCGATGTCTTCcttcgagaaggaggagttAGATAAGGCAGATACAGCATCCAACCTCTACCTAGCAGCGGGTGTGATCAGCGCAGTTGGTGCCGTGATGGCCGCCATACCTAACTTTGGGGCAAAGGTACAGCCGATGGGTGCAGGAGTCGATACTACTACAGCGGGGGTAGCTTTTCCAGAGTCAGCTACTTTCAGATGGATGGTCTAAAGATCGCAGCGCAAGGCATGCAGGAGGAGGCCGCGCAGGCTGGACGGAAGGGTGCGTTGAGCCGTGCTCTTCAAGAACGCCGACAGGCCACGAACAACCTTGGCTGGGAGCTGGTGCGGCTCGGCAAAGAGAGATCGCACTTACAGGCTAGATGTGATATGTGCAATGCGGCAATCGAGTCATCACAGCAAGAAATTGAGAATGCTGCCGCGGAAGAGGATTGGCTCCGGACAAAGTATACTAGAGAGCAACTATATAATAGGGATGATAGCGCGGTGGCCATGCTATCTCGTCAGACATACCAGCTTGCCGTTGAGATGGCCAATGTTGCCCAGCGTGCTCTACATTTTGAGCATTCGCTCCGATTTCCTAACACTATAAACCCAGACAGCCAACCGGCCAAGGGGCTGACAGACTACTGGAAGCAATCCCCTGATGGGCAATTAGCTGGGGAAGCCTTGTATCTGGACCTCAAGCGAATGGAGATGCTACACATTTCTATTCGGCAGCTCGATCCACGTGCCCTCCTTCATTTACGCGAACAAGACACATCTGATTTCGACTTACCTGAGGTTTTATTCGATATGGACTTTCCAGGCCACTATTGTCGGCGGAACGTGTCCGTGGCGGTATCTATTCCCTGTATCCTAGGTGCCTACACATCGCTCAACTGCACCTTAAGACTACTGAGTCATAGATACCGAATTGCGCCAGCTGGCAGCCAATCCGCATTTTACAACCAAGAGAGATCAGAAAGCAAATTCCATAGTGGCAGTATCCCCATAGATTCTGTAGCCGTTAGCAACGGGCTGCATGATACCGGAACCTTTACACTTGATTTCAATGGACAACCACGTTACGGACCTTTCGAGGGTGCTGGGGCTATCTCCAAATGGCCGCTTGAGTTCCCTTCACCATTCCCACAATTTGACTATCATACCATCACAGACTTCACGTCAGCTATACCGCTGTTGATGGTGGAGGACGATTTGCTAGGACGGCTGCAGGCGCAGTAAAATAGTGGATTACCGAGCCGAAAGGATCGGCCTTTGCAGTTGACCTTAAGAATGAGTATCCAAATCAGTGGCGATGCCTAGCCCGCGAAGGTCAGATGGATCTTCCGGGTATGAGAGATCGATTGCCATTCTGGACCCACGGGCAGAGCTTAAGCGTTTGTTCTCTCAAACTCCTTGTGTTCCCAAAACCTGAGCATGTCCTCCCGTCCGTTGAAGTCGAGGTTGGAGAAGACAAAATCACCGTGACTCAGAATGAGAAGTTTTTGAAGGATTACGGGCAATTTAAAGGGGATGATTATATCCACGGCCTTTGCACCGTCATGGAGCATCAATGGGTTCAAGAACAATTCATTTACCCAAGGCTGGCTTTTAGTGCAGTTTACCTCATGAGCCCCTTCATAGTAGACGTATCGCTTCTCACCCGCAGAATAGATGTAGTCTCTAGGATCGCTCGTCTATGATATGTCTTTGATGTATTTCTGTATAGTATCTTTTCCGTGTATATAATCCACGCTCTCGAGGTGGGGTAATGGCGAGATTCTACGTATTCCTGCTGCAGATTTAACTCTTTCAAGCTGGTCTAGGGAAGCTTATAGGTGGCTATTCCTGCAATCACAAGCTATTTGTAGAAGTGATGCGCGAAGTCCATTCAGGTCgggcatcatcttcccctCAGCATAACCGAACTAATCTGTGGGTATCCGACTAGGGCCATCATACAGGTGCAGTGTCCTCCCCACCACTGAGGTAGTATAAAAAAAGCCGAGACCCCGaattctttcttgaattcctAATCTCCAATCTATCCTGAATTGTGCTTGGTTTATCCGTCTCGTTATATCACCACATAATGCGAGCTAGATCCCCTACGCCTACGAATGACCCCATCAAAAAGCTCGGAAGGAAATCGGAGGTCACCACGATCTGTTTGTGGACAAAAGAGGGCCCCGCTTCTATGACTGGGCTGCCGTTGGTTTGAACCGCCGGATATTCAAGCGGGGTTCTTGGAAGCTCAGCTGGGACATATCACGAAGTTCATATTGGAAGTTGGGGGCGCAATATGATGATCCGGATCTCCTTTCCAAATGGCCATCGGTTGAAGAAATGCTGCGGAAAAGGCATTTCGACTATTTAATTGGTGTAGAAATTGaaggagagaggggaaggTGAGCGTACATACAGCCTCTCTTTCGTTGTAAGATATTTCTTTCTAGATGCCCTTCCAGCACTAACGGTGGGTAGATGGCAACATACCGCGTATCAGTTGTGACGGGGTCAGCAATTAGCGTGGGTGGTTCAGCGTGGGGTGGAAAAGGCAGGACTTCGTCTCTCTCCGAAGGAAATTCCTCCGGTTGCTTACTCTCTGAGCTGGTGGGCATTAGGGACTAGAAATAGATTGAGCCGCGATACTAAATACTTTATCGACAACATCTGACTATCGATTGGCTTTGCCCGCGTCGCTAATTGATgataatttagattttatgTCAAATCGGAACACCACTCGTTGCACGAGTTCTACTACCTAAGCCATGTCAGTAGCAGGTATCTTGAACACTCTACTCACTATACAGCCTGCTAGTGTTTCCCTCAAGATATTCTGGCGCGAAGATTCTCTAATCTAACTCCATGCTAGGGAGTTTGCAACGTAAACACTATCATGCACTTTGCTGCATTATCTTGTTTGGCTTGGAACCAGCCTTATCTCTTTGAAATACTTGTCAACAACCCCGTCATAGTTTCTCTGGATTGTAATACGTGCTCATGCGGTATTTCGTTTCACCATCATACTGAGATAGATCCTGCAGTGCCTGCAAACCCTCTCGTTCAATGGTAGAACGAATCTCCTGGTTGCAAGGAGTAATCCGACACTCAAATGAATTGGGCCGCATATTGAGGCCATTCCTATGAAACACAGACGATTAGCCGCTACATACTAGTAGTCAAGAATAAGGAAGCATCATGAAAGCACTTACGTGAAATCAAAAATATCCACCGGAACTTCGTTTCCGTGCCGGTCCAGCGCCTTTCGTATATCAAACCCCCATAGTAACCGGGCGATAGTGATGAAAGTCCCCTGCTCAGCTAAACCCTGGCCGCTGCACACTCGTCGCCCCCATCCAAATGTCATGTAGCCCTTATCCACCGGGAACGGGCGATGAACAGGACTTTCTTCAAAATATCGCTCCGGATTGAAACGGTCAGGCTCGGGGAATTCTCGTTCGTGATGGTGAATTGCCCAGACATTCCCCTGCACCCAGGTATTTCTGGGGATTAACCAGCCCTAATTAGGTCCATCGGATCAGCACATCTAGATATAAACAAGTACGGAATTCAAGGAAGTGCATCGTACCTTATAACGATCATCCTTAATGGGTGCATGCGGCTGTCCCCCAATAATAGCGACCGATCTCCACCGCAGCACCTCCTTCACAAACGCCCTTACATATGGCAAATCAGACTCATCCTCGAACGTCGGACTCCGATGTGGCCCCACCACCCGATCGAGCTCTTCCCATGCCTTGGGCAGTGTCTCCGGAAATGCACAACAAGCGAGAACAAAAGTGACAAGTGTGGAGCTGGATGTATCGCTGCCTGCTCCAAAAAGGTTACCCGCGAGCGAGGAGATCTCCATTTTGGTAAGGTTGTGTTTCGGCACTTCTTCGAAGAGTTTCCTTGCGTAGCACTGTTTTGCCTCTGGACCACTGGCGGCTTCTTCTGCTAACGCGTAGAAAAAGGGCCTGCCGCGTCCTTGTCCATTGCCTAATCCGTGCTTCCAGGGTGCCATCCAGTTGGGGAATTTGGCGAGGACTAGACCGTGTTAACTGACGACACAGGGATAAGAATACATTGATAGAGGACTAACAAGGAAACGACTCCATCAACATGGGAAACGACTTCCCCGGTACATTCAACTCAGCCGCCCGCTGCATCACCGCAATCACCTCCGTGATAATCGGGTCGGTATATGCACACACACGTCTCCCAAACCCAATTATCGAGACCACGCTCGTCGCGTACCTCTCGAAATGGTTCACGTACTCCCTGAGTTCGCGCAAGAGATCCAAAGCAACGACCTTGCTCTCGTCGTTCTGGAACCCGCGGTAGTTGCGCACTTGCTGCAGTCCAACGCCCATATGGGTTAGTTTCCTGTGCAGCCGCCATCTATCTCCGTAGTACATGTTGACCATGTTAGACTAGCCGGCACCGAGCTCGCTAAAGACGACCATTCGTGGACGGGATGCATAGATTGCGGCTCGCTTGTTGAGGAGTTCGTCAGCAGCCCAGGCGTCGCAGATCCAGATTGTTGGTCGTCGGCCTGTCCAGAATGTGATCATGGGCGTGTTGTACTCTTTTGCTAGTTGCTCGAAGTATATCCATGGTTTTTGGTCTGGTAGGAGATGTGTGTTTCCGATCATGGGAAGGGGGAATGGACCTGGTGGCTGTAGCTAAGTGTTAGCGTAGCTATTAGGTTATTCGTTTGATATTGCTGTGGGCTTGCCATTTGGAAATGGAGGTATATCATATATCCATAGTCTACAATCAAGGCCAGTCCCAGGATTACCACTACCGGAGGTATTAATGTGGCGAGATTCACGTGGCTCCATCCAGGATGGCTGAGGATGCGCTGACCCTGAATGAGAGCAAAGAGTTGCTCAACCCTCTCGACTATCATAGTTCCTAGATGGCGATATGGAAGCAGAGAGCATGCTATAGCAACTGAGTCAACTAGTcatgtacatatatttaCGCCCCCTTACTTCACCCCTCTTCGGATAAGGATGTATACTGGGTTCATGATGATAGACCCTGCGGGGTATCGTCTTCTGAGCTCATACGGAAATCAATACGGAAACTGGGGCACAAGTGGCGGCACATGTGGCGGTAACCCTGCGTCTGCTGAGCTTACCCCACATCCTGCACTGATTGAAGAATTTCCGGGGAAACGAGTTGCTTAGTCTGAGATATTGGGCAGTGGTTGTGACCACCTGTCGCCGTTGTATTGCACCATTGTTGCGTTGAGAGACCTGCAGCAATATACAAAATAGCATCCAGATCAACCACATCACAATATGCGTATATTCAAGCTAACAGATGTGTTATATTCTTCTATCTTTGATAACCCTAAGCGGGACCCGCTGCGGCAGCCCCAGATGTTTAGAGCCCATTTGCGGGGTTTGTGGGGTAAGGACAGCCGATCtccgagaagaaagacattgCATAATCTTGACGGACTAATCCAACTGAGTCATGTACACTCCAAAAGAGCGCTGCTAACGGGTCAGAAACAGGTGGGCGATTTCAAGCCCTCGGCATAGGCACTGCTCTTTTATAGCCGGAGCTACAAATCAATATGTGGGGATACAccttgaaaaagaagtggCGCTGCACTTTAGCTCTATGGTTGCAGCCGATGTTGCAATTATCTTCCGTAAATGCCTGCTCTCTAAACCATCATGGCTGAGGTGAGTATATCGACGACAACATTATGGCAGAACCAAAAATGTCTTTTCCTCTGCTCTCTGGTCTCAATGGCCAACCTGCAATATGGATTTGACCTGGCCGCTATTGGATCTCTCCAGGCTATGCCAGGGTTCCTCAAAGTATTCGGGTACCCAGACCCAGGATCTGAGGGGGGGTATGCAATTGACGTGAGATTATCTCCTCTTTCGGAAAAGACATGCACGAACTAACGACCCGCCCATCCACATAGAGCACGGTTCAACAACTGATAACATCTCTCCTAACCCTGGGTTCCTTCGTTTCTTCACTGGTAGCAGGGTTCTTCTCAGCCTATCTAGGCCGTCGGCATGCCTTGTGGCTTGCTTGTATCGTGAACGCCATAGCATGCGCAATTCAAATAGGCGCCCCCTCAGCAGGAGTTCTATACCTTGGGCGATTGTTACTAGGATTCGCGAATGGATTCCTGGTGACATTCTCCAACATTTACACTGCGGAGGCATCACTAGCCCACCTGCGTGGCGTAATGGTTGCTCTGTTCGCGTACTGGGTGAATATCGGTAGTATACTCGGTGCTGCGGTAGACAACAAGACTAAGGAAAGGATGGATCGTCTTTCGTATCGAATTCCCTTGGCTTGTCTATACATCGTCCCTAAGTTCCTCTTCGTGGCATTGTTCTTCGTCCCCGAGAGTCCGCGGTGGCTTCTCCATCGAGGAAAAGCACAAGCTGCAAGACAAGCGCTTGAGCAACTCCGCGGTACCAGCTACGCCACCATCCGCGCTTCATCCAGCGGCGACGATAGCAGCGACGAGATAACCCCATCTCTCCTAGAACTCGAATGGGCCGAGATGGTCAAAggcgtcgaagaagaaaagcgcGAACAAGGCAACGTCACAGCATTAGACATGTTCCGAGGTGCGTCCCCCCTTCTTACCTCCCACCCTAAACAAACTTGATAAGGAATCATTCCTCACCATATAAATTATACCAGGAATCGACCTCCGCCGCACAATCCTCTGCTACGGCATGATCGGCTGCCAATCCGCCTCCGGCGTATGGTTCCTAATCGGCTACCAAACCTACTTCTTCACCGTCTCCGGCATAACCAAAGCCTTCGAGTTCTCGATCATGAACACCTGCTTCGGCTTCCTAGGCGTCAACATCGGCATGTACGCAATCCGGAACTGGCTCGGTCGTCGCGCAATCCTCATGCTCGGCGTCATCGCCTGCGGCCTATGCCAACTAGCAAGCGCCATTGCCGCAACAGTGAGTCCGAATTCCCTTCCCACGGGTCAGGCGTTGGTGGCCTTCACGGCGTTGTTCATGTTCTTCTATAACGGCTGTGTTGGGGCGGCGAGTTACCCTGTTGCGACGGAGTTGGTGAGTTCGAGGTTAAGGGCGTGGACGGTCGGCACGGCTACGTCGTTGGGGTATTTGCTGGCTTGGTTGGTGAATTTTTGTACGCCGTATTTTATTAATCCGGAGCATTTGAATTGGGTATGTGGACTCCTCCTGGGGTTTGGTTTCTGGGTGTTAAGACTGACGGTTAGGGGTAGGGTGCTCGCTATGGGTATATTTGGGCTGGGTCGAACTTGGCGTGTgtggttttcttttacttctttATCCCTGAGATGAAGGGGCGCACGTtggaggagttggatgaGATCTTTGCTGCCAGGGTTGCGGCTCGCAAGTTCAAGTCCTATCAGTGTCTTATTGGGGAGGCTGCGAGGATTGCTGCTGTTCATGCGGAGGGCCGTAAGCAGAACTGGGAGATGTAGTTGGCGATTATGCTACAGTCTATTCAGTCTGACATCTGCACCGTCATCAATGAAGACTGAGATTGACCATCCACTGGCTCCAAGTCATTGTGATTGTAGCTTGCGTGCCAAAGCGGACATATAACGTAGAGATCGCTGCTATTAGCATTCTAGGGAAAGACAATCAAACGGATAAAAATGTGTACTGCCAGCTAGAAATTGTTTCCCGGGATTAGTATCCTACCTAGGGCTGATTTATAGGCCCCGGTAAGGCAATGGACATCAGTATGTAAATTATAGTAGGTCGAATTAGGGTTAGGTCAGCGGATATTGCCAATTCTTCATGAGGGTGAGGATCGCATGCATTCTCTTGTATGCCTAACACTCCTGGACgtcatgtatatatagacgATCTTTTGACCACCGCTACGG from Aspergillus flavus chromosome 7, complete sequence carries:
- a CDS encoding putative transporter — encoded protein: MAEVSISTTTLWQNQKCLFLCSLVSMANLQYGFDLAAIGSLQAMPGFLKVFGYPDPGSEGGYAIDSTVQQLITSLLTLGSFVSSLVAGFFSAYLGRRHALWLACIVNAIACAIQIGAPSAGVLYLGRLLLGFANGFLVTFSNIYTAEASLAHLRGVMVALFAYWVNIGSILGAAVDNKTKERMDRLSYRIPLACLYIVPKFLFVALFFVPESPRWLLHRGKAQAARQALEQLRGTSYATIRASSSGDDSSDEITPSLLELEWAEMVKGVEEEKREQGNVTALDMFRGIDLRRTILCYGMIGCQSASGVWFLIGYQTYFFTVSGITKAFEFSIMNTCFGFLGVNIGMYAIRNWLGRRAILMLGVIACGLCQLASAIAATVSPNSLPTGQALVAFTALFMFFYNGCVGAASYPVATELVSSRLRAWTVGTATSLGYLLAWLVNFCTPYFINPEHLNWGARYGYIWAGSNLACVVFFYFFIPEMKGRTLEELDEIFAARVAARKFKSYQCLIGEAARIAAVHAEGRKQNWEM
- a CDS encoding cytochrome P450 monooxygenase codes for the protein MIVERVEQLFALIQGQRILSHPGWSHVNLATLIPPVVVILGLALIVDYGYMIYLHFQMPPGPFPLPMIGNTHLLPDQKPWIYFEQLAKEYNTPMITFWTGRRPTIWICDAWAADELLNKRAAIYASRPRMVSNMVNMYYGDRWRLHRKLTHMGVGLQQVRNYRGFQNDESKVVALDLLRELREYVNHFERYATSVVSIIGFGRRVCAYTDPIITEVIAVMQRAAELNVPGKSFPMLMESFPFLAKFPNWMAPWKHGLGNGQGRGRPFFYALAEEAASGPEAKQCYARKLFEEVPKHNLTKMEISSLAGNLFGAGSDTSSSTLVTFVLACCAFPETLPKAWEELDRVVGPHRSPTFEDESDLPYVRAFVKEVLRWRSVAIIGGQPHAPIKDDRYKGWLIPRNTWVQGNVWAIHHHEREFPEPDRFNPERYFEESPVHRPFPVDKGYMTFGWGRRVCSGQGLAEQGTFITIARLLWGFDIRKALDRHGNEVPVDIFDFTNGLNMRPNSFECRITPCNQEIRSTIEREGLQALQDLSQYDGETKYRMSTYYNPEKL